In Haloarcula marismortui ATCC 43049, the sequence GACTACGGCGAAGTGGCACGGAACAAATACCGGCTCTACGACGAGGCGAAGCCAAGAGTCGACGAACTCGCGGAAGAGACCGAGGAAAAAATCTGGTGTGCCGTTGAAGAACACGGCCGGAGCGTCCACATCTACGGCGCTCAGGGGAAACACTCGGTGCAGACGTACGCCCGAGTTGGCCATCGGAACTATCTCCACCAGCACGCCGCGGGGAAGGCCATACTGGCACACCTTCCAGACAACCAGATCACGAAGACCATCGACAGGCATGGCTTGCCTGGCCGGACGCCACAGACGATCACCGACCGGGACGAACTCTGGGAGGAAATCGAGGCCATCCGTGACCGCGGATACGCGTTCAACTTTCAGGAGTCGGTGGAGGGACTGCACGCGGTCGGGGCCCCGATCACGGACGAGAACGACATTGCCATCGGGGCGATCAGTGTCTCTGGCCCAGCAAGCCGGCTTGAAGGCCCCATTCTTCGGGACGAACTGCCGACGCTGCTACTGGGCGTTGTCAACGAGATCGGGATAAACATGGCCCATCCTTGAGGCTACCAGCGTAGTTCCAGCGGGGCAACGAGCAGTTTTCGAGTTGTACTTCGCTGCGTGTGGCTGCGGTCGAACGATGGACCCCGTTTTGGGGACGAGATGCGCTCACTCGCTGGCCCACTCTGGATCTCTGTCTTCGAGGAACGCGTCGATACCTTCGTCCTTGTCACCGGTTGCGAACAGTTGAGCGAACAGTTCGGCTTCGTACTCAATGCCGGCTTCGAGGTCCATTCGGGAACTGGCACGAACGGCTTTCTTCGCTAATTCGAGCGCCGCAGGGCTTTTTTCTGCAATCGACGACGCGATGTCGTAGACACGCTCATCGAAGGAGTCGTCATCGTGAACTTCGTCGACGAGGCCGATATCGACAGCCTCCGACGCGTCGATAAGTTCGCCAGTGAGGATAAGCCGCATTGCGTGGCCCTCGCCGACCAGGCGCGGCAGTCGCTGTGTGCCGCCACCACCAGGCATGATGCCAAGGTTGATTTCCGGCTGCCCAAATTTCGCATCCGTATGCGCGATCCGGATATCAGCCGCCTGAATCAGCTCACAGCCGCCGCCGAGGGCGTGCCCGTTGATACGGGCGATGACCGGCATCGGGCACTCGTCGACGTACTCGTAGACGCGAGGTCGCTTGCTCGCCTCCCGTTGCTCTAGCATATCCCGCTCGCGGAGTTCCGTTACGTCCGCACCCGCAACGAATGCGCCGGTGTCTGCCGCGCCAGTCAACACGACAGCACGAACGTCGCTGTCCGGGATTGCGTCGAAGACCTGCTTGAACTCCGACCGCAACTGGGTGTTGAGCGCGTTTCGAGCCTCCGGGCGGTGTAATTCGACGGTAGCGACGTTCTCCACGCGGTCCCCGACGCGCACCGAGACCGTTTCACAGTCCGCCGCAATGTCAGCGAGGTCCGTCATGCGTCCCCCCACTCGCCGCTGGTGCCAACGATGTCACCGTCCTCCCAGACGTAGAACCCCTCGCCGGATTTCTTGCCGAGTTTGCCCGCACGGACCTTCCGTTTCAGGATCTGTGGCGGACGGAACCGTTCACCGAGTTCGTCACGCAGGTATTCGAGGATGTCGAGTCGGACATCAAGACCGACGACGTCGCCGAGTTCGATAGGTCCCATCGGGTGATTGTAGCCGAGTTCCATCGCGGTGTCGATGTCCTGCGGTGTTGCAACGCCTTCCTGCACCATCCGCATCGCTTCGACTCCCAGCGAGACGCCAAGGCGGGAGGAGGCAAAGCCCGGTGCATCGGCCACCTCCACCGGTGTCTTGTCGATCCCGTTCACGAACTCCCGGGCACGCGCAATCGTTTCGGCACTCGTCTGTTCCGCGACGACAATCTCGACGAGTGCCATAATGTGCACCGGATTGAAAAAGTGAAGGCCAATAGCTCGCTCGGGATAGTCAAGGACGCTCGCTATCTCAGTCAGTGACAGCGAAGAAGTGTTTGAAGCGATAAGCGTCGCCGGGTCGACGTGGGATTCGACCGCAGTGAGCGTCTCGTGTTTGATCGCCATCTCTTCGGGGACTGCTTCCACGACGAGGTCTGCCCCAGTCACGGCCTCTTCTAGCGAGGTCGTCCCTTTGAGGCGGTCTATCGTTGCCTCGGCCGTCGATTCGGTCACTTTCTCCCGGGCGATACCCTCCTCCAGATTCGACTCGATGGCGGTCAGGCCGTCGTCGACGATATCCGCCTCGATATCACGGAGAGAGACGTCGTGACCGGCCATTGCAGATACTTGAGCGATACCGTGGCCCATGGTACCGGCGCCTAGGATAGCTACGTGCATCATTTCTCAGCACAGTAGCGAGGGGTAAAAACGTTGCCTGCGTCCCGCTGCCAGTGTGGCCTGCATTTAATACGGCGGCCGCGATATGAACCGGTGAGGATGACTGCTTCCGACTCGCAAGCCGTTGTTGTCGATGCCGTACGAACGCCACAGGTACCGAAGGATGGCGCATTGGCTGGGACACATCCCGAAGACCTCGTCTCCACTGTGCTTACTGCACTTGTTGACCGGACCGGTGTCCCGGCCGTCGAGTGGGATGACTTCCGGCTCGGGTGTGCAAACCAGGAGGGCGAGCAGGGCCGAAACCTCGCCCGGCAGTCGATACTCGCCGGCGGGTTTCCCGAGACAGTGCCCGGGGCGACAACGACCCGCCTGTGTGGCTCTTCGCTGACGACGCTTGTCGACGCCGCTCGCGCCATCGAGGCGGGCGACGGGGCGGTGTATCCGGTGGCCGGTGTCGAACACATGAGCACCGTCCCTTTCTCCGACTGGCTGCATCCCGCTATCGAACAGCGGTACGACCCCGACAGGCTTCCGATGGGACAGACGGCCGAAACCATCGCACGGACCCACGATATCAGCCGAAAAGCCCAGGACGAGTTCGCGTTGCGTTCACACGAGCGGGCGGTCGCTGCCATGGAAAGCGGTCGGTTCGATGCAGAGACCGTGCCAGTCCACACCGACGAGACAGCGGTAGAGAGCGATAAAACACC encodes:
- a CDS encoding 3-hydroxyacyl-CoA dehydrogenase family protein: MHVAILGAGTMGHGIAQVSAMAGHDVSLRDIEADIVDDGLTAIESNLEEGIAREKVTESTAEATIDRLKGTTSLEEAVTGADLVVEAVPEEMAIKHETLTAVESHVDPATLIASNTSSLSLTEIASVLDYPERAIGLHFFNPVHIMALVEIVVAEQTSAETIARAREFVNGIDKTPVEVADAPGFASSRLGVSLGVEAMRMVQEGVATPQDIDTAMELGYNHPMGPIELGDVVGLDVRLDILEYLRDELGERFRPPQILKRKVRAGKLGKKSGEGFYVWEDGDIVGTSGEWGDA
- a CDS encoding thiolase family protein, whose product is MTASDSQAVVVDAVRTPQVPKDGALAGTHPEDLVSTVLTALVDRTGVPAVEWDDFRLGCANQEGEQGRNLARQSILAGGFPETVPGATTTRLCGSSLTTLVDAARAIEAGDGAVYPVAGVEHMSTVPFSDWLHPAIEQRYDPDRLPMGQTAETIARTHDISRKAQDEFALRSHERAVAAMESGRFDAETVPVHTDETAVESDKTPRADTSVEQLSELPTVFRDDEAATVTPGNASPLTDGAAGMLVTSAAYADQHGLDVLGRIETRSVAGVDPLVMGRGPIPATRAALDNAGLTIDDIDLVELNEAFAAQSLHCKRELGIPTERLNVNGGAIALGHPLGCSGARITTTLLHEMQRQDATHGLATMCVGFGQGIAVVFENPC
- a CDS encoding IclR family transcriptional regulator, which encodes MAIPPAVNRPVGTIERAIEIMEYLKEHDTATVSEMTAHLDCAKSTTHRYMKTLAANSLLVEDDNEYQLGIRFLDYGEVARNKYRLYDEAKPRVDELAEETEEKIWCAVEEHGRSVHIYGAQGKHSVQTYARVGHRNYLHQHAAGKAILAHLPDNQITKTIDRHGLPGRTPQTITDRDELWEEIEAIRDRGYAFNFQESVEGLHAVGAPITDENDIAIGAISVSGPASRLEGPILRDELPTLLLGVVNEIGINMAHP
- a CDS encoding enoyl-CoA hydratase/isomerase family protein, with the protein product MTDLADIAADCETVSVRVGDRVENVATVELHRPEARNALNTQLRSEFKQVFDAIPDSDVRAVVLTGAADTGAFVAGADVTELRERDMLEQREASKRPRVYEYVDECPMPVIARINGHALGGGCELIQAADIRIAHTDAKFGQPEINLGIMPGGGGTQRLPRLVGEGHAMRLILTGELIDASEAVDIGLVDEVHDDDSFDERVYDIASSIAEKSPAALELAKKAVRASSRMDLEAGIEYEAELFAQLFATGDKDEGIDAFLEDRDPEWASE